One genomic window of Argopecten irradians isolate NY unplaced genomic scaffold, Ai_NY scaffold_0539, whole genome shotgun sequence includes the following:
- the LOC138312956 gene encoding putative leucine-rich repeat-containing protein DDB_G0290503 has product MLRAHIVTCCDEDSDMELPDIEMHSVYQDIWSSNNDLDVELIESNTKGQGSGASNGSNVAELHTETPNLNDQLSNRNGREASNGSNVAEPHTERPNLNDQLSNRNGREASNGSNVAEPHTERPNLNDQLSNRNGREASNGSNVAEPHAERPNLNDQLSNRNEASKDLDFPIHVSPKLSKDIEDIVENVVKVCSHWSNPVEILKFLQANTIVGRKLEVEDVTETIASEGETNHICVDRENILETAFDEIQQIKNFRITLEVDFYGESVSDLGGPRKEFFRLVLMAIKEKYFDHDLRSVLSEDYLTVGKILGLSILQNGPLPTFIRHDVLNELFSNDESQSSCIQNLRIGLDEVGIYQIGSRVPSFVFLLRPSNKKLTVRALTHYLKPNFSETGSNGRVQEGSSVCGLHEVHS; this is encoded by the exons ATGCTGAGGGCCCATATAGTAACCTGCTGTGATGAGGATTCTGATATGGAATTGCCAGACATTGAAATGCATTCAGTATACCAAGACATTTGGTCATCGAACAATGATTTGGATGTAGAGCTTATAGAGTCAAATACAAAGGGACAGGGATCCGGAGCTTCCAATGGTTCGAATGTAGCAGAACTTCACACAGAGACACCAAACTTGAATGATCAGTTATCAAACAGAAATGGACGGGAAGCTTCCAATGGTTCAAATGTAGCAGAACCTCACACAGAGAGACCAAACTTGAATGATCAGTTATCAAACAGAAATGGACGGGAAGCTTCCAATGGTTCAAATGTAGCAGAACCTCACACAGAGAGACCAAACTTGAATGATCAGTTATCAAACAGAAATGGACGGGAAGCTTCTAATGGTTCGAATGTAGCAGAACCTCACGCAGAGAGACCAAACTTGAATGATCAGTTATCAAACAGAAATGAAGCTTCAAAAGATCTTGATTttcctatacatgtatctcCAAAATTATCAAAAGACATAGAAGATATAGTGGAAAATGTAGTGAAAGTTTGTTCACATTGGAGTAATCCCGTAGAAATACTGAAGTTTTTGCAAGCTAATACCATTGTTGGCCGAAAGCTGGAGGTTGAAGATGTTACGGAGACAATAGCTTCTGAAGGAGAAACCAACCATATTTGTGTTGATCGTGAAAACATCTTGGAAACAGCCTTTGATGAAATTCAGCAAATCAAAAATTTCAGAATAACTTTAGAGGTTGATTTTTATGGTGAG AGTGTATCCGACTTGGGTGGACCAAGAAAAGAATTTTTCCGTTTGGTATTGATGGCCatcaaagaaaaatactttgaccATGATCTTAGGAGTGTGCTGAGTGAGGACTACCTTACAGTCGGAAAGATTCTTG gCCTCAGCATACTACAAAATGGTCCTCTTCCGACCTTCATTCGCCATGATGTTTTAAATGAACTTTTCTCCAATGACGAATCACAGTCCAGTTGCATCCAGAATTTGAGAATTGGGTTAGATGAGGTTGGAATTTATCAG ATTGGTTCCCGTGTCCCATCTTTTGTCTTCCTGTTGAGGCCTTCCAATAAGAAACTAACAGTCAGAGCTCTGACTCACTATTTGAAACCTAACTTTTCAGAGACAGGTTCTAATGGTAGAGTCCAGGAGGGGAGCAGTGTATGCGGCCTTCATGAGGTACATTCGTGA